The following proteins come from a genomic window of Pyxidicoccus sp. MSG2:
- a CDS encoding MFS transporter has protein sequence MRALRLPRLSSLRAFDHPGYFAVWLGALVSTIGTWMEAVAMGVYVTQETGRAEWTGGIAALTFLPSVILSPLGGALADRFDRRAYVALGTVVQLLLAGVLTLLAFTHQLSVHAVGVVSLLNGCASTLISPAFSAMLAELVPPRDLHSAVSLNSAQYNLGRIIGPALAGLVLATGGASWALLINTLSFLAVLVALSRVRMPPREMGKVAQNLWKQIAHGFSVVRADPDISLMLWGTMLVAGLVAPFIGLVPVFAIREFGQGAGATSMLVSCQGAGAVTAALVVGTLVDALGQRRLLGIISLAIGAVSALYWLSPTLHVAAVGIVLLGASYMMMMTGLNSYCQSRVPRELQARMSSIYSMVLGGGYAAGVWGLGALADRVGLRFVMVSSSILFLALVLTLRFMRPRSFSDSAP, from the coding sequence GTGCGCGCACTCCGACTGCCACGTCTCTCCTCGCTTCGCGCCTTCGACCACCCCGGCTACTTCGCTGTCTGGCTGGGCGCGCTGGTCTCCACCATCGGCACCTGGATGGAGGCGGTCGCGATGGGCGTGTACGTCACGCAGGAGACCGGCCGCGCCGAGTGGACGGGTGGCATCGCCGCCCTCACCTTCCTGCCCTCGGTGATTCTGTCGCCGCTGGGGGGTGCGCTCGCGGACCGGTTCGACCGGCGCGCGTACGTGGCGCTGGGCACGGTGGTGCAGTTGCTGCTCGCCGGTGTGCTGACGCTGCTGGCCTTCACGCACCAGCTCAGCGTGCACGCGGTGGGTGTCGTCTCGCTGCTCAACGGCTGCGCGAGCACGCTCATCAGCCCGGCCTTCTCCGCGATGCTCGCGGAGCTGGTGCCTCCGCGGGATTTGCACAGCGCGGTGAGCCTCAACTCGGCGCAGTACAACCTGGGGCGCATCATCGGCCCGGCACTGGCGGGGCTCGTGCTGGCGACGGGTGGCGCGTCCTGGGCGCTGCTCATCAACACCCTGTCCTTCCTCGCGGTGCTGGTGGCGCTGTCGCGCGTGCGGATGCCGCCACGGGAGATGGGCAAGGTGGCGCAGAACCTGTGGAAGCAGATTGCGCATGGCTTCTCGGTGGTGCGGGCGGACCCGGACATCTCGCTGATGCTGTGGGGCACGATGCTCGTCGCGGGCCTGGTGGCGCCCTTCATCGGCCTGGTGCCGGTGTTCGCCATCCGCGAGTTCGGTCAGGGCGCCGGGGCCACGTCGATGCTCGTCTCCTGCCAGGGCGCGGGTGCGGTGACGGCGGCGCTGGTGGTGGGCACGCTGGTGGACGCGCTGGGACAGCGGCGGCTGTTGGGCATCATCTCGCTCGCGATTGGCGCGGTGTCGGCGCTGTACTGGCTGTCTCCGACGCTGCACGTGGCGGCGGTGGGCATCGTCCTGCTCGGTGCCAGCTACATGATGATGATGACGGGGCTGAACTCCTACTGTCAGTCCCGCGTGCCGCGCGAGCTGCAGGCGCGGATGAGCAGCATCTACAGCATGGTGCTCGGCGGCGGGTACGCGGCGGGCGTGTGGGGGCTGGGCGCGCTGGCGGACCGCGTGGGCCTTCGCTTCGTCATGGTCAGCTCCAGCATCCTGTTCCTCGCGCTCGTGCTGACGCTGCGCTTCATGCGGCCGCGCAGCTTCAGCGACTCCGCACCCTAG
- a CDS encoding SBBP repeat-containing protein, whose product MLKSLGVRGVVGLVVASMAPEALAQSPAHLAPPDWSRQLGTSSYEQVSGVSASLGKVFLTGYTQGQLGAEPSAGGADVFVARLGGDGAQDWVRQFGSTANDYVTGIAAHDANPNAVSVYAVGYTSAALDGNSSAGGTDAFLVKYDVAGNRLWTRQLGTSAGDFAQGVATTPDGSVYVTGYTSASLHGQPHAGGQDAFVTKYDAAGNRLWSRMVGSSRNDQGRAVAAGPDGAVYVTGFTFGGLDGNANAGGSSGATSDLFLVKYDAAGIKQWTRQLGTSTTDVAQAVATSRRSSGELDIYLAGRTLGGLDGQGPLGNYDFVVVKYDAAGNRKWTRQLGTPGEEQIFGVTSDGGGNVYITGSTPSDLETGAPLGSNDLVLLKLDAAGTLKSRRQLGSVNTANPSRRSDAGLAVAADPQRGVYVAGYTEGTLGAAPSGDKDAVVVKYLDGCEANTAGQCELGYGWGRQRRPDGWVRQLGSASDDNTAAAVATAAGIHVAGETYGAFGGSTHQGGGDIFLASHDTAGGLRWVRQHGTAEDELVHDLSADDEGNLYVAGGTSGGLDGNTSAGLFDSFIVKYDAGGQRLWTWQLGSSEFDIARAVAGVPGGGAYVVGGTYGNLDGNVNAGFGENDFFVSKVSATGTRVWTRQLGTSAYDEAEAVTVDAQGSVYVSGSTAGSMGEGGPRGDNDVVLVKFDAAGNRLWQRQFGSTGPDYSAGVVETSAGILVVGSAAGDVGGQPSLGGFDFFAALFSPSTGQPLGWWWFGTAMDEYAGALVADGAGGAWLTGSTLGALETSLGGQDVALVRLSPQGSPMLVRQLGTIDDENADGVAVDAQGRVYIAGETLGTFEGQTPAGAFDFFLLKDQALTE is encoded by the coding sequence ATGCTGAAGAGCCTGGGCGTTCGAGGTGTCGTGGGGCTGGTGGTCGCGAGCATGGCCCCGGAAGCGCTGGCGCAGTCGCCCGCGCACCTGGCCCCTCCCGATTGGAGCCGGCAGCTTGGAACGAGTTCCTACGAGCAGGTGTCGGGGGTCTCCGCCTCGCTCGGGAAGGTCTTCCTCACGGGCTATACGCAGGGGCAGCTCGGAGCGGAACCTTCCGCCGGAGGTGCCGACGTCTTCGTGGCACGGCTGGGCGGAGATGGCGCACAGGACTGGGTGAGGCAGTTCGGCTCAACGGCCAATGATTACGTGACAGGGATTGCGGCGCACGATGCGAACCCAAATGCTGTCTCTGTCTATGCTGTGGGGTACACGTCCGCCGCGCTGGATGGGAATTCCTCCGCGGGAGGCACCGACGCGTTTCTCGTCAAGTATGACGTGGCGGGGAACAGGCTGTGGACGCGGCAGCTCGGCACCAGTGCGGGTGACTTCGCCCAGGGCGTGGCCACGACTCCGGACGGAAGTGTCTACGTGACGGGCTACACGTCGGCCTCGCTCCACGGCCAGCCCCATGCGGGAGGCCAGGATGCCTTCGTGACGAAGTACGACGCGGCGGGCAACCGGCTGTGGTCGCGGATGGTGGGCTCCAGCCGGAACGACCAGGGCCGGGCGGTGGCAGCGGGGCCGGATGGTGCCGTGTACGTCACCGGCTTCACCTTTGGAGGGCTCGACGGGAATGCCAACGCGGGAGGCTCCAGCGGCGCCACGTCAGACCTGTTCCTGGTGAAGTACGACGCGGCGGGCATCAAGCAGTGGACCCGGCAGCTCGGCACCTCCACCACGGACGTGGCGCAGGCGGTGGCCACGTCGCGGCGAAGCTCTGGCGAGCTGGACATCTATCTCGCGGGCCGCACCCTGGGAGGGTTGGACGGACAGGGCCCGCTCGGCAACTACGACTTCGTGGTGGTGAAGTACGACGCGGCGGGCAACCGGAAGTGGACGCGGCAGCTCGGGACGCCAGGGGAGGAACAAATCTTTGGCGTCACTTCCGACGGCGGCGGCAACGTCTACATCACCGGCTCGACACCATCGGACCTGGAGACGGGCGCACCCCTGGGCAGCAACGACCTGGTGCTCCTCAAGCTGGACGCAGCGGGCACGCTGAAGAGCCGCCGGCAGCTCGGCTCGGTCAACACGGCGAATCCCTCACGGCGCAGCGACGCGGGGCTCGCGGTAGCAGCCGACCCACAGCGGGGCGTCTATGTCGCGGGCTACACCGAGGGCACGCTCGGCGCCGCGCCGTCGGGAGACAAGGATGCGGTGGTGGTGAAATACCTCGACGGCTGCGAGGCGAACACAGCGGGCCAGTGCGAGCTGGGCTACGGCTGGGGCCGCCAGCGCAGGCCGGATGGGTGGGTACGTCAGCTCGGCTCAGCCTCTGACGACAACACCGCTGCCGCCGTGGCGACGGCGGCCGGCATCCATGTGGCGGGAGAGACCTACGGCGCCTTCGGCGGCAGCACCCACCAGGGTGGTGGCGACATCTTCCTGGCATCACATGACACCGCGGGAGGGCTGCGCTGGGTGCGCCAACACGGCACGGCAGAGGATGAACTGGTCCACGACCTCTCCGCGGACGACGAGGGAAATCTCTACGTCGCGGGGGGCACCAGCGGGGGGCTCGACGGCAACACCTCGGCGGGACTCTTCGATTCATTCATCGTCAAGTACGACGCCGGGGGGCAGCGCCTGTGGACCTGGCAGCTCGGCTCCTCCGAGTTCGACATCGCCCGCGCGGTGGCGGGGGTGCCTGGCGGCGGCGCCTACGTGGTGGGAGGCACTTATGGAAACCTCGACGGGAACGTGAACGCGGGCTTCGGCGAGAACGACTTCTTCGTGTCGAAGGTGAGCGCAACGGGCACGCGTGTGTGGACGCGCCAGCTCGGCACCTCGGCGTATGACGAGGCCGAGGCCGTCACCGTGGATGCCCAGGGGTCCGTCTACGTCTCAGGCAGCACCGCGGGGAGCATGGGCGAGGGTGGGCCCCGAGGGGACAACGACGTCGTGCTCGTGAAGTTCGATGCCGCGGGCAACAGGCTGTGGCAGCGCCAGTTCGGCTCCACGGGTCCGGATTACTCCGCGGGGGTGGTGGAGACCAGCGCCGGCATCCTCGTGGTGGGGAGTGCCGCCGGCGACGTCGGCGGGCAGCCCTCACTGGGCGGCTTCGACTTCTTCGCGGCGCTATTCTCTCCCTCCACCGGACAGCCTCTCGGCTGGTGGTGGTTCGGCACGGCAATGGACGAATACGCGGGCGCGCTCGTCGCGGACGGAGCCGGAGGCGCCTGGCTCACCGGCAGCACGCTGGGGGCGTTGGAGACAAGCCTCGGTGGGCAGGACGTGGCGCTGGTGCGCCTGTCCCCGCAGGGTTCGCCCATGCTGGTACGCCAGCTCGGCACCATCGATGACGAGAACGCCGATGGCGTCGCCGTCGATGCCCAGGGCCGCGTCTACATCGCGGGGGAGACGCTGGGCACCTTCGAGGGACAGACTCCCGCGGGGGCCTTCGACTTCTTCCTGCTCAAGGACCAGGCGCTCACGGAGTGA
- a CDS encoding CapA family protein, whose protein sequence is MPSSVFLMLALATTPGAPSAREPASTHNFSTAQARTAELLSTAGSASVKAALRDDSGSEDTASAAALAGAGSVKAAVMDAARARIASAAVLAGSASVKAAVHEDARAAVVANAARIAGTASVKAVARDEGHVGIAVAAAQVTAPPVITPESVSPSPASGTPPTPATSAASPTPDAIVSDVGRVAAEAAVSAVRAAAVALRTPPTAPAVVDADASYSRGLAALQAKDTRTAITELSACVQAAPSRVDCRWELGWAYQVEGRWADALAQWTEVKKLDPDHADLETALAQAQGQAALQEKLSRAPQASNRPPPPPGAKVRIRAVGDVMLGTTVPEGHLPPEGPAGVIVGVRPLLEDADLTFANLEGPLCDGGKTTKCRSKGNCYAFRSPTAYGVPLKEAGVDVVSTANNHSGDFGELCRRETESTLDALGIPWSGPPGSIATVERNGLRIGVVAFHTSPSCNHLNNLATATALVRAAAAEHDLVIVSFHGGAEGSKALHVPEGREMFFGEDRGDLRTFTRAVVDAGAHLVIGHGPHVVRGMEFYKGRLIAYSLGNFATYGRFTLTGAQGLGMVLEVELHGDGRFESARILPTKQVGEGIAQPDAAGAVIPLVSRLTAEDFPETGARISEDGTVKPTGKGPVSAR, encoded by the coding sequence ATGCCCTCGTCCGTCTTCCTGATGCTGGCGCTCGCCACCACGCCGGGTGCTCCCTCGGCACGCGAGCCCGCTTCCACCCACAACTTCTCCACAGCACAGGCCCGCACCGCCGAGCTGCTCTCCACCGCGGGCAGTGCGTCCGTGAAGGCCGCGCTCCGGGATGACTCCGGCTCCGAAGACACGGCCAGCGCCGCCGCGCTCGCGGGCGCCGGGTCCGTGAAGGCCGCGGTCATGGATGCGGCTCGGGCTCGCATCGCCAGTGCCGCCGTGCTCGCGGGCAGTGCATCCGTGAAGGCCGCGGTGCATGAGGATGCGCGGGCGGCCGTTGTCGCGAATGCCGCGAGGATTGCCGGCACTGCCTCGGTGAAGGCCGTGGCCCGGGATGAGGGGCACGTGGGCATCGCCGTGGCTGCCGCCCAGGTGACGGCGCCTCCGGTCATCACGCCAGAGTCCGTATCGCCCTCGCCCGCCTCGGGAACGCCCCCGACTCCTGCCACCTCGGCCGCGTCTCCGACTCCCGACGCCATCGTCTCCGACGTCGGCCGTGTCGCCGCCGAGGCCGCGGTCAGCGCCGTGCGCGCCGCCGCCGTGGCCCTGCGCACGCCACCCACCGCTCCCGCTGTGGTCGACGCGGACGCGAGCTACTCCCGCGGCCTCGCCGCGCTCCAGGCGAAGGACACCCGCACCGCCATCACCGAGCTGTCCGCCTGCGTGCAGGCCGCGCCCTCGCGCGTGGACTGCCGCTGGGAGCTGGGCTGGGCGTACCAGGTGGAAGGCCGCTGGGCGGACGCGCTCGCGCAGTGGACCGAGGTGAAGAAGCTGGACCCCGACCACGCGGACCTGGAGACGGCGCTCGCGCAGGCGCAGGGCCAGGCCGCCCTCCAGGAGAAGCTCTCCCGCGCGCCGCAGGCCAGCAACCGCCCGCCCCCGCCGCCGGGCGCGAAGGTGCGCATCCGCGCCGTGGGTGACGTCATGCTCGGCACCACCGTGCCCGAAGGCCACCTGCCTCCCGAGGGCCCCGCCGGCGTCATCGTCGGCGTGCGCCCGCTGCTCGAGGACGCGGACCTCACCTTCGCCAACCTCGAGGGCCCGCTGTGCGACGGTGGCAAGACGACCAAGTGCCGCTCCAAGGGCAACTGCTACGCGTTCCGTTCGCCCACGGCCTACGGCGTGCCGCTGAAGGAGGCGGGCGTGGACGTGGTCTCCACCGCGAACAACCACTCCGGCGACTTCGGCGAGCTGTGCCGCCGCGAGACGGAGTCCACGCTCGACGCGCTGGGCATCCCCTGGAGCGGCCCGCCGGGCTCCATCGCCACGGTGGAACGCAACGGGCTGCGCATCGGCGTAGTGGCCTTCCACACGTCGCCCTCGTGCAACCACCTCAACAACCTGGCCACGGCCACGGCCCTGGTGCGCGCGGCCGCGGCGGAGCATGACCTCGTCATCGTCTCCTTCCACGGCGGCGCCGAGGGCAGCAAGGCGCTCCACGTGCCGGAAGGCCGCGAGATGTTCTTCGGCGAGGACCGTGGTGACTTGCGCACCTTCACCCGCGCGGTGGTGGACGCGGGCGCGCACCTGGTCATCGGCCACGGGCCGCACGTGGTGCGCGGCATGGAGTTCTACAAGGGCCGGCTCATCGCCTACTCGCTGGGGAACTTCGCCACCTACGGCCGCTTCACCCTGACGGGCGCGCAGGGGCTGGGCATGGTGTTGGAGGTGGAGCTCCACGGCGACGGCCGCTTCGAGTCCGCCCGCATCCTCCCCACGAAGCAGGTGGGCGAGGGCATCGCCCAGCCGGACGCGGCGGGCGCTGTCATCCCCCTCGTCAGCCGCCTCACCGCCGAGGACTTCCCCGAGACGGGCGCACGCATCTCCGAGGACGGCACCGTGAAGCCCACGGGCAAGGGTCCCGTCAGCGCGCGCTGA
- a CDS encoding DoxX family protein, which translates to MNVASLTEQPSILKSAALLPPRLSLGSTMVVHGLSKLRKEGMEQTAGFFEQVGLKPARPLVLATGITELIAGVSAILGFATRPAALGVLVTQAFAIAKVHRSKGFDNTKGGFEFNLALCSIALGLLLRGPGQLSVHSALERKVKRKELRRLRLLPRQRSRSLLLDLLG; encoded by the coding sequence ATGAACGTGGCATCCCTGACCGAGCAACCGAGCATCCTGAAGTCAGCAGCCCTGCTGCCACCGCGCCTGTCACTCGGGTCGACGATGGTGGTGCACGGACTGAGCAAGCTGCGCAAGGAAGGGATGGAGCAGACCGCGGGCTTCTTCGAGCAGGTCGGACTCAAGCCGGCCCGGCCCCTGGTGCTGGCCACGGGCATCACCGAATTGATTGCGGGCGTGAGCGCCATCCTCGGCTTCGCCACCCGGCCCGCCGCGCTGGGCGTGCTCGTCACCCAGGCGTTCGCCATCGCCAAGGTCCACAGGTCCAAGGGCTTCGACAACACGAAGGGTGGCTTCGAGTTCAACCTCGCGCTGTGCTCCATCGCCCTCGGGCTGCTGCTGCGCGGGCCGGGTCAGCTCTCGGTGCACAGTGCGCTGGAGCGCAAGGTGAAGCGCAAGGAACTGCGCCGCCTGCGCCTGCTGCCGCGCCAGCGGAGCCGCTCCCTGTTGCTGGACCTGCTCGGCTGA
- a CDS encoding ABC transporter substrate-binding protein, whose product MSLEDNVEWQLADLVDAIAAEVDRAEDTLALKSYARKMTFAIKKIALDAEVTLRRDPDGRLFFRAVDPGQDTDSLLKLDFAQVLESQMSGLRRALDDTTNNAPLPSLPGITAPEILALNSIGIYSVDDLLRYTRTASMLAEVSRKAAIPETRLRGWRGMPYISVARPDRAPPGTTVVLEGGNLGLVRPAGAVVMFHGREAEVLEWSPSRLTVQVPMEARGAGLVFVVVGSQPSNVLAWESTVPELTVEDLRLSEEVLLADEPFDVQAILANPGGLATPGFAVQWSVDGTPLPEEPHGPLQPGQRSSESSTRRQLLLGEGVHTVRFVADPGGTVPGEDRARRTFLRRVQVRPRQSLALGDFRQVQRLDPLRAGPQEASSVLGLVFRGLGRREGPQGEAVPDLAEAWSAPLPVDVGGTRRYAVTVTLRGDSRFHDGTPVTAEDVRFTFQRMRELDSPWRPWAARVLDVTTVGRQVTFLLEAPDALTPLLGAGIVPRATYEPNPDGFGLLPVGSGPFQVETFTEDAVGLRAFRGYFRGAPRLDRVTVALVPDLDRLGERLEQQEILAAVMPYDGAWYERLRDLGEWQLTRVVSPDGQELLHAQSPLLLERKAEARDFGAAAHLWYLRG is encoded by the coding sequence ATGAGCCTCGAAGACAACGTGGAGTGGCAGCTCGCGGACCTGGTCGACGCGATTGCCGCGGAGGTGGACCGTGCCGAGGACACGCTGGCGCTCAAGTCGTACGCGCGCAAGATGACCTTCGCCATCAAGAAGATTGCCCTCGACGCGGAGGTGACGCTGCGCAGGGACCCGGATGGGCGCCTCTTCTTCCGCGCGGTGGACCCGGGCCAGGACACGGACTCGCTGCTGAAGCTGGACTTCGCCCAGGTGCTGGAGAGCCAGATGTCCGGGCTGCGCCGCGCGCTGGACGACACCACCAACAACGCGCCGCTGCCCTCGCTGCCCGGCATCACCGCCCCGGAAATCCTCGCGCTCAACTCCATTGGCATCTACTCGGTGGACGACCTGCTGCGCTACACGCGCACCGCCTCCATGCTGGCCGAGGTGAGCCGCAAGGCGGCCATCCCCGAGACGCGGCTGCGGGGCTGGCGCGGCATGCCGTACATCTCCGTGGCCCGGCCGGACCGTGCGCCGCCGGGGACCACCGTGGTGCTGGAGGGCGGCAACCTGGGGCTGGTGAGGCCCGCGGGCGCGGTGGTGATGTTCCACGGGCGCGAGGCCGAGGTGCTGGAGTGGAGCCCCTCGCGGCTGACGGTGCAGGTGCCCATGGAGGCGCGCGGCGCCGGGCTGGTCTTCGTCGTGGTGGGCTCGCAGCCCAGCAACGTGCTCGCCTGGGAGTCCACCGTTCCGGAGCTCACGGTGGAGGACCTGCGGCTCAGCGAAGAGGTGCTGCTGGCGGACGAGCCCTTCGACGTGCAGGCCATCCTCGCCAACCCTGGCGGCCTCGCCACGCCCGGCTTCGCGGTGCAGTGGAGCGTGGACGGCACTCCGCTTCCGGAAGAGCCCCACGGACCGCTGCAGCCGGGCCAGCGCTCGTCGGAGAGCAGCACCCGGCGCCAGCTCCTGCTGGGCGAGGGCGTGCACACCGTGCGCTTCGTCGCCGACCCCGGCGGCACCGTGCCGGGTGAGGACCGTGCGCGGCGCACCTTCCTGCGGCGGGTGCAGGTGCGGCCCCGGCAGTCGCTGGCGCTGGGCGACTTCCGCCAGGTGCAGCGGCTGGACCCGTTGCGCGCCGGGCCGCAGGAGGCTTCCAGCGTGCTCGGGCTCGTCTTCCGCGGGCTCGGTCGCCGGGAGGGCCCGCAGGGCGAGGCCGTGCCGGACCTGGCCGAGGCCTGGAGCGCCCCGCTGCCGGTGGACGTGGGCGGCACGCGCCGCTACGCCGTCACCGTCACGCTGCGCGGGGACTCGCGCTTCCACGACGGCACCCCGGTGACGGCCGAGGACGTGCGCTTCACCTTCCAGCGCATGCGCGAGCTGGACTCGCCCTGGCGCCCGTGGGCGGCGCGCGTCCTCGACGTCACCACCGTGGGACGTCAGGTGACGTTCCTCCTGGAGGCGCCGGACGCGCTGACGCCGCTGCTGGGGGCGGGCATCGTCCCTCGCGCCACGTACGAGCCCAATCCGGACGGCTTCGGGCTCCTGCCGGTGGGCAGCGGGCCCTTCCAGGTGGAGACCTTCACGGAGGACGCGGTGGGGCTGCGCGCCTTCCGTGGCTACTTCCGGGGCGCACCCCGCTTGGACCGTGTCACGGTGGCCCTGGTGCCGGACCTGGACCGGCTGGGCGAGCGGCTGGAGCAGCAGGAGATTCTGGCGGCCGTCATGCCGTACGACGGCGCCTGGTACGAGCGGCTGCGAGATCTGGGCGAGTGGCAGCTCACCCGCGTGGTGTCCCCGGACGGGCAGGAGTTGCTGCATGCGCAGTCGCCGCTCCTGCTGGAGCGCAAGGCGGAAGCACGGGATTTCGGCGCCGCCGCGCACCTCTGGTACCTGCGCGGCTGA